Proteins encoded in a region of the Rutidosis leptorrhynchoides isolate AG116_Rl617_1_P2 chromosome 9, CSIRO_AGI_Rlap_v1, whole genome shotgun sequence genome:
- the LOC139868857 gene encoding uncharacterized protein, with translation MGIPFINSFINKISAASTTKFWDDNWIGGNKLRILFPRLFRLEAVKTASIRDRVVATAAPTLWKWDWDRTPTGRTLTEFDDMCSLLSGYNFDTVSDSVRWALTNDGSFSVKALCSLIDDHLHPGNSNNMATMRNSLVPKKLEIFVWRAVQRRIPTRVNLDKRGIDLHSVRCPLCDDDLESVEHALIFCKHAFDLWERVFIWWGFDGMNNLSINEILRGHCPNSTSNLDKKIWQAVEWACSYLIWKNINNKIFRDSSWNIQVAFNEIQSQSFEWISHRLKGRKLNWLSWLNDPSVYLKIV, from the coding sequence ATGGGAATTCCTTTCATTAACTCGTTCATCAACAAAATCAGTGCAGCATCTACAACAAAATTCTGGGATGATAATTGGATCGGGGGTAATAAGCTTCGAATCTTGTTTCCTCGTCTATTCAGACTAGAAGCTGTGAAGACTGCATCCATCAGAGATCGAGTCGTCGCCACTGCTGCTCCTACACTATGGAAGTGGGATTGGGATCGAACTCCAACAGGCCGCACCCTTACAGAATTCGATGATATGTGCAGCCTTTTGTCGGGATACAATTTTGATACTGTTTCTGATTCGGTCCGTTGGGCTTTAACAAATGATGGTTCCTTCTCGGTCAAAGCATTGTGTTCGCTTATTGATGATCATTTACATCCAGGTAATTCTAACAACATGGCTACTATGCGCAATAGTTTAGTTCCGAAAAAACTAGAAATCTTCGTTTGGAGAGCGGTACAAAGACGAATCCCGACTAGGGTGAATCTTGATAAACGGGGCATCGATCTCCATAGTGTTAGATGCCCTCTTTGTGACGACGACCTTGAATCCGTGGAACACGCATTAATCTTTTGCAAGCACGCCTTCGATTTGTGGGAACGAGTCTTCATTTGGTGGGGGTTTGATGGTATGAACAATTTAAGCATAAACGAGATCCTTCGGGGCCATTGTCCAAACTCAACGTCCAACCTTGATAAAAAGATATGGCAAGCGGTGGAATGGGCGTGTTCATACCTAATTTGGAAGAATATAAACAATAAGATTTTTCGTGACTCAAGTTGGAACATTCAGGTGGCATTTAACGAAATCCAATCGCAATCATTTGAGTGGATTTCTCATCGTTTAAAAGGTCGGAAATTAAATTGGTTATCTTGGTTAAACGATCCTAGTGTATATCTTAAAATAGTGTAG